A single Venturia canescens isolate UGA chromosome 1, ASM1945775v1, whole genome shotgun sequence DNA region contains:
- the LOC122413884 gene encoding constitutive coactivator of PPAR-gamma-like protein 1 homolog isoform X1: protein MGIQDLQAFLDSNCVQGGAVPVDLFKIARHVIMKQRSRIGKGQQQQQNSAILRLVLDGECCLDRLYGGYFSDWACGGQWNRMVQFLAVLIQATELSGVELAVFFNGCHEAVRRADWIQNQLKMRIKVNNVLKHITTKGTPPPKIWWTPPVCLRTSLRMAFRHLKVAVLCSMDDHHQEVIAYCRENNFNGLIADDAEYAVFDPPRYFSSEQLKLTYKGSLDTKEYMVSELIKAIGIPADRLCIFAALLGNYILTEHDLIDFYKKLNINVGPNKTNVEQYIRAIGNFVKDLPSNELDIVGQQIFGNLTNPKYFKLRQSVQYYINGTKEGFLHYKPLKPAKQINKSDSKQTAPVPATDPPETSATIPEQDATMETSRFASETLESEQESLNAYKQATANAKVAPQIVIEPPGLSGHGDADNSKSEEEHTNGHAVNGVHNLLISSSSSSSSSTVASPAHISPESVKPAEKITSIPSTVAEVMRTASERHQKGLMSPHIYQILTAGEIKLPVLLEDENHREFPSIHLIYRPVRQMVYAILFNLHHRIYLATKSKEKGESEKVEVPDVIIKEWIWSKANPYQTPALVKAEQIGWGVPTIQRLWFGTVIDDKRRRLRGFLTCMRSDTPLMLNISYVPQHLLVMACVLRYIMTFSDKIKILRRQELDAFIAQAFSADLMNTQYLQDLQLSLVTPRGVQLATLFMAGVETALLANDACGAPIPWLMCCPWLYFDGKLFHHTLARATIAKNLLELCGGHIESVVKVERMRKAILEGVNVVFARPPLPVPPAGIRMAAVPQTVLPAGCNVNDSLVRGRGNANIPQRGLIRRPMPSRGGQLEIAGVVVGQWGANYGQPGRLPQPVQGHSRGRLPPQITSIGGLKWSFPRFIPSGARAFPARVNNRTPTAGRGKKTQMKATAKKKTTVKKNKENEKKEDKSQDNAAEESGDESPEPVTSINAKEIISVSGQFDDAVENVKTVEKGQGDAPLVTS from the exons ATTGGGCTTGTGGTGGCCAGTGGAATCGAATGGTTCAATTCTTAGCTGTTCTCATACAAGCGACTGAACTTTCTGGGGTTGAATTAGCTGTTTTTTTCAACGGTTGTCACGAAGCAGTGCGACGCGCGGATTGGATACAAAATCAGTTGAAAATGCGGATAAAAGTTAACAAC GTTTTGAAACATATTACTACGAAAGGAACTCCGCCACCAAAGATTTGGTGGACACCTCCTGTGTGCTTGCGTACGAGCTTGAGAATGGCTTTCAGACACCTGAAAGTTGCTGTT TTATGCAGCATGGACGATCATCATCAGGAAGTTATTGCATATTGTCGTGAGAATAATTTCAATGGATTGATTGCCGATGACGCCGAATATGCAGTCTTCGATCCACCCCGATATTTCTCATCAGAGCAGCTGAAACTCACTTACAAG GGTTCACTCGACACCAAGGAATACATGGTCTCTGAATTGATAAAAGCCATTGGGATACCAGCCGATCGATTATGTATTTTTGCCGCACTTCTTGGCAATTACATATTAACGGAGCACGATTTAatagatttttataaaaaattgaacatcAATGTCGGTcctaataaaacaaacgttgAACAATACATTCGGGCCATTGGAAATTTCGTCAAAGATTTGCCGTCTAACGAATTAGACATTGTGGGACAACAAATATTCGGTAATCTGACTAATCCGAAATACTTCAAACTTCGACAATCCGTCCAGTATTACATCAATGGGACGAAGGAAGGATTTTTGCATTACAAGCCTTTAAAACCAGCTAAAC AAATCAACAAATCTGATTCTAAACAAACTGCACCTGTACCAGCGACCGATCCTCCAGAAACATCCGCTACAATTCCAGAACAAGATGCAACAATGGAAACTTCGAGATTCGCTTCCGAAACTCTGGAAAGCGAACAAGAGAGTCTCAATGCCTACAAACAAGCGACTGCCAATGCCAAAGTAGCCCCGCAAATTGTAATTGAACCTCCCGGTCTCTCAGGACATGGTGATGCCGATAATTCAAAATCTGAAGAAGAACACA caAATGGCCACGCAGTGAACGGGGTTCACAATTTATTGATAAGTTCGTCGAGCTCGAGTAGCAGCTCGACCGTTGCTTCGCCCGCTCATATCAGTCCGGAATCTGTAAAACCTgcagaaaaaataacgagcaTACCTAGCACTGTAGCCGAAGTAATGCGAACGGCTTCGGAACGTCATCAAAAAGGATTAATGTCCCCTCATATATATCAAATATTAACTGCGGGGGAGATAAAACTACCGGTTTTGCTCGAAGACGAGAACCATCGTGAATTTCCATCCATTCATCTTATTTATCGTCCCGTCAGACAAATGGTTTACGCTATACTGTTCAATCTTCATCATAGAATTTACCTTGCTACGAAGAGCAAGGAAAAAGGTG AGAGCGAAAAAGTGGAGGTCCCTGACGTCATAATTAAAGAATGGATATGGTCCAAAGCAAATCCATACCAAACTCCGGCATTGGTTAAAGCCGAACAGATCGGTTGGGGCGTGCCGACAATTCAACGTCTCTGGTTTGG caCTGTGATCGATGACAAACGACGTCGTCTACGAGGCTTCCTCACGTGCATGCGATCTGATACTCCACTCATGCTCAATATATCATACGTTCCCCAACACTTACTCGTTATGGCCTGTGTTCTGAG ATATATTATGACTTTCTCGGACAAAATAAAGATTCTACGTCGTCAGGAACTCGACGCTTTTATCGCACAGGCATTCTCGGCCGATTTGATGAACACTCAGTATCTGCAGGATCTACAG cTTTCTTTAGTGACACCTCGTGGTGTACAACTGGCAACGCTTTTCATGGCTGGTGTAGAAACAGCTTTGCTAGCGAACGATGCGTGTGGAGCACCCATACCTTGGCTCATGTGCTGTCCTTGGCTCTatttcgatggaaaattaTTCCACCATACCCTCGCTCGTGCAACAATAGCGAAAAATCTTCTTGAACTCTGTGGTGGACACATTGAGAGTGTAGTGAAAGTTGAGAGAATGCGAAAAGCTATTCTCGAAGGAGTCAACGTTGTTTTCGCTCGTCCACCTTTGCCTGTACCACCAG CAGGTATACGTATGGCAGCGGTACCACAAACCGTATTACCAGCTGGTTGCAACGTGAACGATAGTCTCGTACGTGGTCGTGGAAATGCAAATATACCTCAGCGTGGCTTAATCCGAAGACCGATGCCTTCGCGTGGTGGCCAACTCGAAATTGCTGGAGTGGTTGTTGGTCAGTGGGGCGCTAATTACGGACAACCAGGTCGTTTGCCGCAACCGGTGCAAGGTCATTCTCGTGGTCGACTGCCACCACAG ATAACATCTATTGGTGGATTAAAATGGAGCTTCCCCCGCTTTATTCCTTCGGGTGCTCGAGCTTTTCCAGCCCGAGTAAACAATCGCACTCCTACTGCTggacgagggaaaaaaacacaaatgAAG GCTACTGCCAAGAAGAAAACTACCgttaagaaaaacaaagaaaacgaaaagaagGAAGACAAAAGTCAGGACAACGCCGCCGAAGAAAGCGGCGACGAATCGCC TGAACCAGTAACAAGTATCAACGCGAAAGAGATCATATCGGTTAGTGGTCAATTCGATGACGCAGTTGAAAATGTTAAAACGGTGGAAAAGGGTCAGGGCGATGCGCCCCTCGTCACATCGTAA
- the LOC122413884 gene encoding constitutive coactivator of PPAR-gamma-like protein 1 homolog isoform X2, which translates to MGIQDLQAFLDSNCVQGGAVPVDLFKIARHVIMKQRSRIGKGQQQQQNSAILRLVLDGECCLDRLYGGYFSDWACGGQWNRMVQFLAVLIQATELSGVELAVFFNGCHEAVRRADWIQNQLKMRIKVNNVLKHITTKGTPPPKIWWTPPVCLRTSLRMAFRHLKVAVLCSMDDHHQEVIAYCRENNFNGLIADDAEYAVFDPPRYFSSEQLKLTYKGSLDTKEYMVSELIKAIGIPADRLCIFAALLGNYILTEHDLIDFYKKLNINVGPNKTNVEQYIRAIGNFVKDLPSNELDIVGQQIFGNLTNPKYFKLRQSVQYYINGTKEGFLHYKPLKPAKQINKSDSKQTAPVPATDPPETSATIPEQDATMETSRFASETLESEQESLNAYKQATANAKVAPQIVIEPPGLSGHGDADNSKSEEEHTNGHAVNGVHNLLISSSSSSSSSTVASPAHISPESVKPAEKITSIPSTVAEVMRTASERHQKGLMSPHIYQILTAGEIKLPVLLEDENHREFPSIHLIYRPVRQMVYAILFNLHHRIYLATKSKEKGESEKVEVPDVIIKEWIWSKANPYQTPALVKAEQIGWGVPTIQRLWFGTVIDDKRRRLRGFLTCMRSDTPLMLNISYVPQHLLVMACVLRYIMTFSDKIKILRRQELDAFIAQAFSADLMNTQYLQDLQLSLVTPRGVQLATLFMAGVETALLANDACGAPIPWLMCCPWLYFDGKLFHHTLARATIAKNLLELCGGHIESVVKVERMRKAILEGVNVVFARPPLPVPPGIRMAAVPQTVLPAGCNVNDSLVRGRGNANIPQRGLIRRPMPSRGGQLEIAGVVVGQWGANYGQPGRLPQPVQGHSRGRLPPQITSIGGLKWSFPRFIPSGARAFPARVNNRTPTAGRGKKTQMKATAKKKTTVKKNKENEKKEDKSQDNAAEESGDESPEPVTSINAKEIISVSGQFDDAVENVKTVEKGQGDAPLVTS; encoded by the exons ATTGGGCTTGTGGTGGCCAGTGGAATCGAATGGTTCAATTCTTAGCTGTTCTCATACAAGCGACTGAACTTTCTGGGGTTGAATTAGCTGTTTTTTTCAACGGTTGTCACGAAGCAGTGCGACGCGCGGATTGGATACAAAATCAGTTGAAAATGCGGATAAAAGTTAACAAC GTTTTGAAACATATTACTACGAAAGGAACTCCGCCACCAAAGATTTGGTGGACACCTCCTGTGTGCTTGCGTACGAGCTTGAGAATGGCTTTCAGACACCTGAAAGTTGCTGTT TTATGCAGCATGGACGATCATCATCAGGAAGTTATTGCATATTGTCGTGAGAATAATTTCAATGGATTGATTGCCGATGACGCCGAATATGCAGTCTTCGATCCACCCCGATATTTCTCATCAGAGCAGCTGAAACTCACTTACAAG GGTTCACTCGACACCAAGGAATACATGGTCTCTGAATTGATAAAAGCCATTGGGATACCAGCCGATCGATTATGTATTTTTGCCGCACTTCTTGGCAATTACATATTAACGGAGCACGATTTAatagatttttataaaaaattgaacatcAATGTCGGTcctaataaaacaaacgttgAACAATACATTCGGGCCATTGGAAATTTCGTCAAAGATTTGCCGTCTAACGAATTAGACATTGTGGGACAACAAATATTCGGTAATCTGACTAATCCGAAATACTTCAAACTTCGACAATCCGTCCAGTATTACATCAATGGGACGAAGGAAGGATTTTTGCATTACAAGCCTTTAAAACCAGCTAAAC AAATCAACAAATCTGATTCTAAACAAACTGCACCTGTACCAGCGACCGATCCTCCAGAAACATCCGCTACAATTCCAGAACAAGATGCAACAATGGAAACTTCGAGATTCGCTTCCGAAACTCTGGAAAGCGAACAAGAGAGTCTCAATGCCTACAAACAAGCGACTGCCAATGCCAAAGTAGCCCCGCAAATTGTAATTGAACCTCCCGGTCTCTCAGGACATGGTGATGCCGATAATTCAAAATCTGAAGAAGAACACA caAATGGCCACGCAGTGAACGGGGTTCACAATTTATTGATAAGTTCGTCGAGCTCGAGTAGCAGCTCGACCGTTGCTTCGCCCGCTCATATCAGTCCGGAATCTGTAAAACCTgcagaaaaaataacgagcaTACCTAGCACTGTAGCCGAAGTAATGCGAACGGCTTCGGAACGTCATCAAAAAGGATTAATGTCCCCTCATATATATCAAATATTAACTGCGGGGGAGATAAAACTACCGGTTTTGCTCGAAGACGAGAACCATCGTGAATTTCCATCCATTCATCTTATTTATCGTCCCGTCAGACAAATGGTTTACGCTATACTGTTCAATCTTCATCATAGAATTTACCTTGCTACGAAGAGCAAGGAAAAAGGTG AGAGCGAAAAAGTGGAGGTCCCTGACGTCATAATTAAAGAATGGATATGGTCCAAAGCAAATCCATACCAAACTCCGGCATTGGTTAAAGCCGAACAGATCGGTTGGGGCGTGCCGACAATTCAACGTCTCTGGTTTGG caCTGTGATCGATGACAAACGACGTCGTCTACGAGGCTTCCTCACGTGCATGCGATCTGATACTCCACTCATGCTCAATATATCATACGTTCCCCAACACTTACTCGTTATGGCCTGTGTTCTGAG ATATATTATGACTTTCTCGGACAAAATAAAGATTCTACGTCGTCAGGAACTCGACGCTTTTATCGCACAGGCATTCTCGGCCGATTTGATGAACACTCAGTATCTGCAGGATCTACAG cTTTCTTTAGTGACACCTCGTGGTGTACAACTGGCAACGCTTTTCATGGCTGGTGTAGAAACAGCTTTGCTAGCGAACGATGCGTGTGGAGCACCCATACCTTGGCTCATGTGCTGTCCTTGGCTCTatttcgatggaaaattaTTCCACCATACCCTCGCTCGTGCAACAATAGCGAAAAATCTTCTTGAACTCTGTGGTGGACACATTGAGAGTGTAGTGAAAGTTGAGAGAATGCGAAAAGCTATTCTCGAAGGAGTCAACGTTGTTTTCGCTCGTCCACCTTTGCCTGTACCACCAG GTATACGTATGGCAGCGGTACCACAAACCGTATTACCAGCTGGTTGCAACGTGAACGATAGTCTCGTACGTGGTCGTGGAAATGCAAATATACCTCAGCGTGGCTTAATCCGAAGACCGATGCCTTCGCGTGGTGGCCAACTCGAAATTGCTGGAGTGGTTGTTGGTCAGTGGGGCGCTAATTACGGACAACCAGGTCGTTTGCCGCAACCGGTGCAAGGTCATTCTCGTGGTCGACTGCCACCACAG ATAACATCTATTGGTGGATTAAAATGGAGCTTCCCCCGCTTTATTCCTTCGGGTGCTCGAGCTTTTCCAGCCCGAGTAAACAATCGCACTCCTACTGCTggacgagggaaaaaaacacaaatgAAG GCTACTGCCAAGAAGAAAACTACCgttaagaaaaacaaagaaaacgaaaagaagGAAGACAAAAGTCAGGACAACGCCGCCGAAGAAAGCGGCGACGAATCGCC TGAACCAGTAACAAGTATCAACGCGAAAGAGATCATATCGGTTAGTGGTCAATTCGATGACGCAGTTGAAAATGTTAAAACGGTGGAAAAGGGTCAGGGCGATGCGCCCCTCGTCACATCGTAA